In Flavobacterium sp. CBA20B-1, one DNA window encodes the following:
- a CDS encoding cold-shock protein — MHEGTVKFFNESKGFGFISQANGDEDIFVHTSGLLDRVRENDLVVFDMEQGRKGITAINVKRK; from the coding sequence ATGCACGAAGGCACAGTAAAATTTTTTAATGAATCTAAAGGATTTGGATTTATTTCACAAGCAAATGGTGATGAAGATATTTTTGTTCACACAAGTGGCTTGTTAGACAGAGTACGCGAAAACGATTTAGTTGTTTTTGACATGGAACAAGGAAGAAAAGGGATTACAGCAATAAATGTAAAAAGAAAATAA
- a CDS encoding regulatory protein RecX produces MNKNPLSVNEAIKKLEYYCSYQDRCYKEVIAKLKTLGMFQTAIDHILTHLSENNFLNEERFAKSFARGKHKFKHWGKRRIEQELKFRDISSHNIKTALKEIETDYLNNFYNLAEKKWQSLTDTSLEKKKRRWTDYLLRKGYETHLIFDFLKDLSK; encoded by the coding sequence ATGAACAAAAACCCACTTTCGGTAAACGAAGCAATAAAGAAATTAGAATATTATTGTTCGTATCAAGATCGGTGCTACAAAGAAGTTATTGCCAAATTAAAAACGCTGGGAATGTTTCAAACCGCCATAGACCACATCCTTACCCACTTATCTGAAAACAACTTTCTAAACGAAGAACGCTTTGCAAAAAGCTTTGCGCGCGGCAAACACAAATTCAAACATTGGGGCAAACGCCGCATAGAACAAGAGCTGAAATTCAGAGATATTTCCTCACACAACATTAAAACAGCTTTAAAAGAAATAGAAACCGATTATTTAAACAATTTCTACAACCTAGCCGAAAAAAAATGGCAATCCCTCACCGACACTTCTCTCGAAAAGAAAAAACGTAGATGGACCGATTATCTTTTACGCAAAGGCTATGAAACCCACTTAATATTTGATTTTTTGAAAGACTTAAGTAAATAA
- a CDS encoding DEAD/DEAH box helicase: protein MTFKELHIIPNILKAVATAGYTNATEIQKQAIPPILNGKDVIGCAQTGTGKTASFAIPILQLLSQKIPTHKNAIRALILTPTRELAIQISDNFSTYGKFLPVNHLAIFGGVPQSNQVKQLNKGTDVLIATPGRLLDLMAQGCINLRSLEIFVLDEADRMLDMGFVNDVKKILTKIPTKRQSLLFSATMPKEIRNFAYSFLQNPTEISVTPVSSTAQTVQQGVYFVEKPEKLNLLVHILQEQSIERTLIFARTKYGADKLVKQLKRTGIHAAAIHGNKSQNARQKALEDFKNNRIQVLIATDIAARGIDIDELPHVINYELPNVPETYVHRIGRTGRAGNSGTAVSFCDDEQKKDLKNIQKLIGFTMSVLTVAN from the coding sequence ATGACTTTTAAAGAATTACATATCATACCCAATATCCTAAAAGCTGTAGCAACAGCAGGATATACTAATGCAACCGAAATACAGAAACAAGCAATCCCTCCTATTTTAAACGGAAAAGATGTGATTGGTTGCGCACAAACAGGTACCGGAAAAACAGCATCATTTGCTATTCCTATTTTACAACTACTTAGCCAAAAAATACCAACCCATAAAAATGCTATTCGTGCACTGATTTTAACACCCACTCGCGAATTAGCAATACAAATAAGCGATAATTTCAGCACCTACGGAAAATTTCTTCCTGTAAATCATTTGGCAATTTTTGGTGGCGTACCGCAAAGCAACCAAGTAAAACAATTAAACAAAGGAACCGATGTGCTTATTGCCACACCCGGACGGTTATTAGATTTAATGGCGCAAGGATGCATCAATTTGCGTTCACTTGAAATTTTTGTACTTGATGAAGCCGACCGAATGCTAGACATGGGTTTTGTGAACGATGTAAAGAAAATTCTAACTAAAATACCCACTAAAAGACAAAGTTTGCTTTTCTCTGCTACTATGCCTAAAGAGATACGAAATTTTGCGTACAGCTTTCTTCAAAATCCAACAGAAATTAGCGTAACGCCTGTTTCTTCTACCGCGCAAACCGTTCAGCAAGGGGTTTATTTTGTAGAGAAACCAGAAAAACTAAATCTATTGGTTCACATTTTGCAAGAGCAATCTATTGAGCGTACTTTAATTTTTGCCCGCACAAAATACGGCGCTGATAAATTGGTAAAACAGTTAAAAAGAACGGGCATTCATGCAGCCGCTATTCATGGTAATAAATCGCAAAATGCCCGCCAAAAAGCGCTAGAAGATTTTAAAAACAACCGAATTCAGGTTTTAATTGCAACTGATATTGCTGCTCGCGGCATTGATATAGACGAACTGCCGCATGTTATCAACTACGAGTTACCCAATGTTCCCGAAACCTATGTGCACCGAATTGGACGTACTGGCAGAGCAGGAAATTCTGGCACCGCCGTTTCATTTTGCGATGACGAACAAAAGAAAGACCTAAAAAACATTCAAAAACTAATTGGGTTTACCATGTCAGTACTAACTGTTGCAAACTAA
- a CDS encoding ribose-phosphate pyrophosphokinase codes for MSYFEPEAKVFACSQSKELAEKMAKHYGVELGKVTFSHYSDGEFQPSFEESIRGLRVFLVCSTFPSADNLMELLLMCDAAKRASARHITAVIPYFGWARQDRKDKPRVPIGAKLVAKMLETAGATRVMTMDLHADQIQGFFEKPVDHLYASTIFLPYVQSLGLDNLTIASPDMGGSKRAYAYAKYLESEVVVCYKQRKKANVIDTMELIGDVTGRNVILVDDMIDTGGTLAKAADVMIERGALSVRAICTHAILSGNAYEKIENSSLTELIVTDSIPLKKQSSKIRVLSCAELFADVMHMVQNNTSISDKFIM; via the coding sequence ATGAGTTACTTTGAACCTGAAGCAAAAGTGTTTGCATGTTCGCAGAGTAAAGAATTAGCAGAAAAAATGGCCAAGCATTACGGAGTAGAGCTAGGAAAAGTCACCTTTTCGCATTACAGCGATGGTGAATTTCAGCCTTCATTCGAAGAATCAATCCGCGGGTTACGCGTGTTCTTAGTATGCTCTACCTTTCCAAGTGCAGATAATTTAATGGAATTATTGTTAATGTGCGATGCTGCCAAACGTGCGTCGGCTCGTCACATTACCGCTGTAATTCCTTATTTTGGATGGGCGCGTCAAGATCGTAAAGACAAGCCACGCGTGCCAATAGGTGCTAAATTAGTAGCAAAAATGCTAGAAACAGCCGGAGCAACCCGTGTAATGACTATGGATTTGCACGCAGACCAAATACAAGGCTTTTTTGAAAAACCAGTAGATCACTTATATGCATCAACCATATTCTTGCCGTATGTGCAATCATTGGGCTTAGATAATTTAACCATTGCATCACCAGACATGGGCGGTTCTAAACGCGCTTATGCCTATGCAAAATATCTAGAAAGCGAAGTAGTGGTATGTTACAAACAACGCAAAAAAGCAAATGTAATAGACACCATGGAGCTTATTGGAGACGTAACCGGTAGAAACGTAATTTTAGTAGATGACATGATTGATACAGGCGGCACTCTTGCAAAAGCAGCCGATGTAATGATCGAGCGTGGCGCATTAAGCGTACGAGCAATTTGCACACACGCCATTTTATCAGGCAATGCCTACGAAAAAATAGAAAACTCATCACTAACCGAATTGATCGTTACCGATTCTATTCCGTTAAAAAAACAAAGCAGCAAAATACGCGTATTAAGCTGTGCCGAATTATTCGCAGACGTGATGCACATGGTGCAAAACAACACATCAATCAGCGATAAATTTATCATGTAA
- a CDS encoding IPExxxVDY family protein: protein MSMVKKNTNEILHKLDFIDDADDETILIALKSNIPDYKMAYLLNRHLSVRFEKATDDISLTTDTGVAYFRTFAFQDTKNHLVWRLLENKSNYSENTTEQPHSLFTNENTLFTATNYLVNEWKNIDFFILIENADLFFNPEELLEKLQDIKNLSTHFLVEWDSLSIKTQKNLIF, encoded by the coding sequence ATGAGTATGGTTAAAAAAAATACAAACGAAATTTTACATAAGTTAGATTTCATTGATGATGCAGACGATGAAACGATCCTTATTGCCTTAAAATCAAATATTCCCGATTACAAAATGGCGTATTTGCTCAACAGGCATTTATCGGTTCGTTTTGAAAAGGCAACAGATGATATTTCTTTGACCACCGACACTGGCGTGGCTTATTTTAGAACCTTTGCGTTTCAAGATACAAAAAATCACTTGGTTTGGCGGCTTTTAGAAAACAAATCCAATTATTCTGAAAACACCACCGAACAACCTCATTCATTATTTACCAACGAAAACACCTTGTTTACAGCCACCAATTATTTAGTAAACGAATGGAAAAACATCGATTTTTTTATTTTAATCGAAAATGCAGATCTGTTTTTTAACCCCGAAGAATTGCTGGAAAAACTGCAAGATATAAAGAACCTTTCAACCCATTTTTTAGTGGAATGGGATTCTTTAAGTATAAAAACACAAAAAAATTTAATTTTTTAA
- the rnc gene encoding ribonuclease III, giving the protein MNNSGIFCSAITKIIGYKPKKILLFETAFTHRSLNKTTLTGDALNYERLEFLGDAILGSVIAAFLYKNAPKGDEGYLTQMRSKIVNRAYLNSVGKKLQLIHLVRSKANVANFGDNINGNLLEALIGAIYIDAGFAVCEKFIYKNILIDFKDLGYLENKITSYKSLFIEYCQKNKCTFRFENCEDNGKDTVKHFCIKLYFNDVEIARARATSKKKAEEKAAQRAFFALQKEMQ; this is encoded by the coding sequence ATGAACAATAGTGGGATTTTTTGTTCTGCCATCACCAAAATCATCGGGTACAAACCCAAAAAAATCTTATTGTTTGAAACTGCGTTTACCCACAGGTCTTTAAACAAAACCACCCTTACAGGCGATGCGCTTAATTACGAACGCTTAGAATTTTTAGGCGATGCCATTTTAGGTTCGGTCATTGCTGCTTTCCTTTACAAAAATGCCCCAAAAGGCGATGAGGGCTACTTAACCCAAATGCGTTCCAAAATTGTGAATAGAGCGTATTTAAACAGCGTTGGCAAAAAACTGCAATTAATTCATTTAGTGCGATCTAAAGCCAATGTAGCCAATTTTGGAGACAACATCAACGGAAACCTTCTAGAAGCTTTAATTGGCGCTATTTATATTGATGCCGGATTTGCCGTTTGTGAAAAATTCATCTATAAAAACATTTTAATAGATTTTAAAGATTTGGGCTATCTGGAAAACAAAATCACCAGCTACAAAAGCTTATTCATTGAATATTGCCAGAAAAATAAATGTACGTTTAGGTTTGAAAATTGCGAAGACAATGGCAAAGACACTGTAAAACATTTCTGCATAAAATTATACTTCAACGATGTAGAAATTGCACGCGCACGCGCAACCAGCAAGAAAAAAGCAGAAGAAAAAGCTGCCCAACGGGCGTTTTTTGCATTGCAAAAAGAAATGCAGTAA
- the pyk gene encoding pyruvate kinase, with amino-acid sequence MLPRKKTKIVATLGPACSTKEIIKQMIEAGVNVFRINFSHADYFDIEDKVRIIRELNEEFQYNTSILADLQGPKLRVGVMKDEVVLKKGDIITFSTKEEFLGTAEKVYMTYKSFPQDVNPGESILLDDGKLIFNVLDTDREHEVRAIVVQGGPLRSKKGVNLPNTKVSLPALTEKDIKDALFAIKLSVDWIALSFVRTEDDLEDLRLLIEEHSDHKIPIIAKIEKPEAVANINKIVSHCDGLMVARGDLGVEIPAQEVPLIQKQLVHKAKYARIPVIIATQMMETMITSLTPTRAEVNDVANSVMDGADAVMLSGETSVGNYPVQVIERMTQIINSVEDSDLIKLPVNDPKIKTKRFITKSICFHAAIMANDIEAKVINTLTNSGYTAFQISAWRPNAHILAYTSNKHMLTQLSLLWGVTAFWYDKYESTDVTIEDINQIAKENNYVQPGDYTINLASMPLIEKGMVNTIRVSEIE; translated from the coding sequence ATGTTACCAAGAAAAAAAACAAAAATAGTCGCAACCTTAGGACCGGCTTGTAGCACCAAAGAAATTATTAAACAAATGATTGAAGCAGGTGTGAATGTTTTTAGAATCAATTTTTCGCATGCAGATTACTTTGATATCGAAGACAAGGTGCGAATTATCCGAGAACTGAACGAAGAGTTTCAATACAACACCTCGATATTAGCCGATTTACAAGGACCCAAATTGCGCGTAGGTGTGATGAAAGACGAAGTGGTTCTTAAAAAAGGCGACATCATTACTTTTTCAACTAAAGAAGAGTTTTTAGGAACAGCCGAAAAAGTGTATATGACCTATAAAAGCTTTCCGCAGGACGTGAACCCCGGAGAAAGTATTTTGCTTGATGACGGCAAACTGATTTTCAACGTTTTGGATACCGATCGCGAACACGAAGTGAGAGCGATTGTGGTGCAAGGCGGGCCTTTGCGTTCCAAAAAAGGCGTTAATCTACCCAACACTAAGGTATCGTTACCGGCATTGACCGAGAAAGATATTAAAGACGCTTTATTTGCCATTAAATTAAGTGTGGATTGGATTGCCCTTTCGTTTGTTAGAACAGAAGACGATTTGGAAGATTTGCGTTTATTGATTGAAGAACATTCGGATCACAAAATTCCGATTATCGCAAAAATAGAAAAACCCGAAGCAGTGGCAAACATCAACAAAATTGTTTCGCATTGCGATGGATTAATGGTGGCACGTGGCGATTTGGGTGTAGAAATTCCGGCGCAGGAAGTACCGCTCATCCAAAAACAATTGGTGCACAAGGCCAAATATGCACGTATTCCGGTTATAATTGCCACTCAAATGATGGAAACCATGATTACCAGCCTAACTCCTACTCGTGCAGAAGTGAACGACGTTGCCAATTCGGTGATGGATGGTGCAGACGCGGTAATGCTTTCAGGCGAAACATCGGTGGGTAATTATCCGGTGCAAGTTATTGAACGAATGACACAAATCATCAACAGTGTGGAAGATTCCGATTTAATTAAACTACCGGTGAATGATCCAAAAATAAAAACCAAACGCTTCATTACCAAATCAATCTGTTTCCACGCTGCCATTATGGCAAATGATATCGAAGCCAAAGTAATTAACACTTTGACCAATTCTGGTTATACAGCGTTCCAAATTTCGGCTTGGCGACCAAATGCACACATTTTGGCTTATACATCAAACAAACACATGCTAACGCAGTTGAGCTTGCTTTGGGGCGTTACTGCTTTTTGGTATGATAAATACGAAAGTACCGATGTGACGATTGAAGACATTAACCAAATTGCTAAAGAAAACAATTATGTGCAACCAGGCGATTACACGATTAATTTAGCTTCGATGCCCTTGATTGAAAAAGGAATGGTAAACACGATTCGAGTTTCTGAAATTGAATAG
- a CDS encoding 3-oxoacyl-ACP synthase III family protein, with protein sequence MTSRIIGVGNYIPSQTITNLFFDDHDFLDENGVALQQTNAIIADKLKEITGIEERRYADKRQVSSDLGFFAAQQAIKNAGIDPETLDYIIFAHNFGDVRFGTIQSDMVPSLASRVKNLLQIKNNYCVGYDLVFGCPGWIEGMIQAHTFIKAGTAKRCLVIGAETLSRVVDIHDRDSMIYADGAGAAILELSTDSLGVQSHLSASFTFKEKDYLYFGKSFNIESSDNIRYIKMEGRRIYEFALLNVPGAMKKCFDASGFNIEQLCKIIIHQANEKMDEVIVNRFYKLYNRSVPKDIMPMVIHKLGNSSVATIPSLLTMILNDELEHHKIQKGDVVLFASVGAGMNVNAMVYQF encoded by the coding sequence ATGACAAGCAGAATCATTGGCGTGGGAAATTACATTCCTTCGCAAACTATTACCAACCTTTTTTTTGATGATCACGATTTTTTGGATGAAAACGGGGTGGCTTTACAACAAACCAATGCAATTATTGCAGATAAGCTTAAGGAAATTACTGGTATTGAAGAAAGGCGTTATGCCGATAAACGTCAAGTAAGTTCGGACTTAGGTTTTTTTGCAGCCCAGCAAGCGATTAAGAATGCTGGGATTGATCCAGAAACTTTAGACTATATTATATTTGCTCATAATTTTGGTGATGTTCGTTTTGGAACTATTCAATCTGATATGGTACCAAGTTTGGCATCGCGCGTAAAGAACTTATTGCAGATTAAAAATAACTACTGTGTGGGATATGATTTGGTTTTTGGATGTCCTGGATGGATTGAAGGAATGATTCAAGCTCATACATTTATTAAAGCTGGGACTGCAAAGCGCTGTTTGGTAATAGGTGCAGAAACCCTTTCACGAGTTGTTGATATTCACGATCGCGACAGTATGATTTATGCCGATGGTGCAGGCGCCGCAATTTTAGAATTAAGTACAGATTCATTAGGTGTGCAATCGCATTTATCTGCATCATTTACTTTTAAGGAGAAAGATTATCTCTATTTTGGTAAATCGTTTAATATAGAAAGTTCTGACAATATTAGATATATCAAGATGGAAGGGCGTAGAATCTATGAATTTGCTCTTTTAAATGTGCCTGGTGCAATGAAAAAGTGTTTTGATGCGAGTGGTTTTAATATAGAACAACTTTGTAAAATCATTATTCATCAGGCGAATGAGAAAATGGATGAAGTAATCGTAAATCGGTTTTATAAGTTATACAATAGGTCTGTGCCAAAAGATATAATGCCTATGGTGATTCATAAGTTAGGAAACAGCAGTGTGGCTACAATTCCCTCTTTACTTACTATGATTTTAAATGATGAATTAGAACATCACAAGATTCAAAAGGGTGATGTGGTTTTGTTTGCATCTGTAGGCGCTGGTATGAATGTAAATGCAATGGTTTATCAATTTTAA
- a CDS encoding acyl carrier protein has translation MSDIASRVKAIIVDKLGVDENEVVTEASFTNDLGADSLDTVELIMEFEKEFDIQIPDDQAENIATVGQAISYIEEAKK, from the coding sequence ATGTCAGACATTGCATCAAGAGTAAAGGCAATTATCGTTGACAAATTAGGAGTTGACGAAAACGAAGTTGTAACAGAAGCAAGCTTCACAAATGATTTAGGAGCTGATTCATTAGACACTGTTGAGCTAATCATGGAGTTTGAAAAAGAATTTGACATTCAAATCCCAGACGATCAGGCTGAAAACATTGCTACTGTTGGTCAAGCTATCTCTTACATCGAAGAGGCTAAAAAATAA
- a CDS encoding DUF6252 family protein has protein sequence MKKLLFILVTIAFFVSCNKDDQAPQPEQQIAEIDKLPPPTQTGANKVGCLLNGKAFLPSGTRTGGANPNPYCGYYHDNLTLKFSIIRNENNTSMQGTESITIYNNNQILEEGKKYILKTNSSNNSGSYIHYTNIVNPDSYETDNNNTGEFHITRLDKTNNVISGTFWFDAVNEQGKKVEIREGRFDMKFEGWAG, from the coding sequence ATGAAAAAACTACTATTTATATTAGTAACCATTGCTTTCTTTGTTTCTTGTAACAAAGACGACCAAGCACCACAACCAGAACAGCAAATAGCCGAAATAGACAAGCTGCCACCACCTACCCAAACCGGAGCCAACAAAGTAGGCTGTTTGCTAAATGGTAAAGCTTTTTTACCAAGTGGTACAAGAACAGGAGGGGCAAATCCCAACCCTTATTGCGGCTATTATCATGATAATTTAACATTGAAATTTTCTATTATAAGAAATGAAAACAATACCTCAATGCAAGGGACTGAATCAATTACAATCTACAATAATAATCAAATTTTAGAAGAGGGCAAAAAATATATCTTAAAGACAAATTCAAGTAATAATTCAGGAAGTTATATTCACTATACAAATATAGTTAACCCAGATAGCTATGAAACCGACAACAATAATACTGGCGAATTTCATATAACCAGATTAGATAAAACCAATAATGTCATATCGGGTACGTTTTGGTTTGATGCCGTTAATGAACAAGGTAAAAAAGTAGAAATCCGCGAGGGGCGTTTTGATATGAAGTTTGAAGGCTGGGCTGGATAA
- a CDS encoding FEKKY domain-containing protein, which yields MKLIVILIFFVSLNIYSQDYKLTQKSHSVSTIKGDTIKTPVSFILFGIADHSNSESALSFKNKFAVGFRFESCVVLPTDLKRAEENNREIAKQLTQKFGVAWLKELPFTVPGVENS from the coding sequence ATGAAACTTATAGTAATACTTATCTTCTTTGTAAGCTTAAACATTTACAGCCAAGATTATAAATTAACTCAAAAATCCCACAGTGTATCAACAATTAAAGGAGATACAATAAAAACTCCGGTAAGTTTTATTTTATTTGGAATTGCAGACCACAGCAACTCCGAGAGTGCTCTTTCTTTTAAAAATAAGTTTGCAGTTGGTTTTCGGTTTGAAAGTTGCGTAGTTTTACCAACAGATTTAAAACGAGCGGAAGAAAACAACAGAGAAATAGCCAAACAATTAACACAAAAATTTGGAGTAGCATGGCTTAAAGAACTTCCTTTTACAGTTCCCGGAGTTGAAAATAGCTAA
- a CDS encoding 50S ribosomal protein L25/general stress protein Ctc, with the protein MKSISIKGQERESVGKVATKAARNAGLVPCVVYGGEQPVHFTAEEKAFKNLVYTPNVHTVAIDLGGKKIDAILQDIQFHPVSDKILHIDFYQLHEDKEITMEVPVKVVGNSKGVMAGGVLRLNQRKLKVRALPANLPDFVEADITELEMGNKLYVTKLPTENFKLLHPDNTVVAQVRISRAAMKAAQEAAKAEKGAKKKK; encoded by the coding sequence ATGAAATCAATTTCAATTAAAGGACAAGAAAGAGAAAGCGTGGGCAAAGTAGCTACAAAAGCCGCACGTAATGCTGGATTGGTTCCTTGCGTAGTTTACGGAGGAGAACAACCAGTGCATTTTACAGCTGAAGAAAAAGCGTTTAAAAACTTGGTGTACACTCCAAACGTACACACAGTTGCAATTGATTTAGGTGGTAAAAAAATTGATGCTATTCTACAAGATATCCAATTTCACCCAGTATCAGACAAAATTTTACACATCGATTTCTACCAATTACACGAAGATAAAGAAATCACTATGGAAGTTCCTGTAAAAGTAGTTGGAAACTCTAAAGGTGTAATGGCAGGTGGTGTATTGCGTTTAAACCAACGCAAATTAAAAGTGCGCGCTTTACCGGCAAACTTACCAGATTTCGTAGAGGCGGATATCACCGAATTGGAAATGGGTAACAAATTATACGTTACAAAGTTGCCAACCGAAAACTTTAAATTGTTACACCCAGACAACACAGTTGTTGCTCAAGTTCGTATCTCTCGTGCGGCTATGAAAGCTGCTCAAGAAGCTGCAAAAGCAGAAAAAGGAGCAAAAAAGAAAAAGTAA
- a CDS encoding cold-shock protein, with translation MADSFSKKENNKKKTKKLQDKQSRREDRKTNNNKGKSLDDMIVYVDINGNFTSVPPHLQNKEEDLAKAQKNAKNQAVDENAVFTGIVTYLSDKGFGFITEDKTGDSIFFHIGQTTIAVNKHDKISFKKEMTPKGFRAIDLEK, from the coding sequence ATGGCCGATTCTTTTTCTAAAAAAGAAAATAATAAGAAAAAAACAAAAAAATTACAAGACAAACAATCACGACGCGAAGACCGTAAAACCAACAATAATAAAGGCAAAAGCCTCGACGATATGATTGTATATGTTGATATAAACGGAAATTTCACATCAGTACCGCCTCATCTTCAAAATAAAGAAGAAGATCTGGCAAAAGCACAAAAAAACGCAAAAAATCAAGCAGTTGATGAAAATGCTGTTTTCACGGGTATTGTAACTTATTTAAGCGACAAAGGCTTTGGTTTTATTACAGAAGACAAAACTGGCGACAGTATTTTTTTCCATATAGGTCAAACAACAATCGCAGTGAATAAACACGATAAAATTAGTTTTAAAAAAGAAATGACCCCAAAAGGTTTCCGAGCAATCGACTTGGAAAAGTAA
- a CDS encoding DUF6252 family protein, translating into MKKLLFILATIAFFVSCNKDDQAPQPEPQIAEIDKLPPATQTGANKIGCLVNGKAFLPKGQLTGSSNPYCAYYHDAFVLIIRIVKNEGNITGNGTESVAIYSSDIILEENMTYSLKEIQSRKNAVFAITGGMAGVPDESYETNEDYKGELHITKLDKEKNIISGTFWFDAVNEQSEKVEIREGRFDMKFEGWAG; encoded by the coding sequence ATGAAAAAACTACTATTTATATTAGCAACCATTGCTTTCTTTGTTTCTTGTAACAAAGACGACCAAGCACCACAACCAGAACCGCAAATAGCCGAAATAGACAAGCTGCCACCAGCAACACAAACCGGAGCCAATAAAATTGGTTGTTTGGTTAACGGTAAGGCTTTTTTACCTAAAGGGCAACTAACTGGTAGTAGCAACCCCTACTGTGCCTATTACCACGATGCTTTTGTTTTAATTATCAGAATTGTAAAAAATGAGGGGAACATTACCGGAAACGGAACGGAATCAGTAGCAATATACAGTAGTGATATTATTTTAGAGGAAAATATGACATATTCATTAAAAGAAATCCAGAGTAGAAAAAATGCTGTATTTGCAATAACAGGGGGAATGGCGGGAGTACCTGACGAAAGCTATGAAACTAATGAGGACTATAAGGGCGAGCTCCATATTACCAAATTGGATAAAGAAAAAAATATTATATCCGGTACATTTTGGTTTGATGCTGTGAATGAACAGAGTGAAAAAGTTGAAATCCGCGAGGGGCGTTTTGATATGAAGTTTGAAGGCTGGGCTGGATAA
- the fabF gene encoding beta-ketoacyl-ACP synthase II, with product MQLKRVVVTGLGALTPIGNNLQEYWDGLLNGKSGAAPITYYDTEKHKTKFACEVKNFNVEDFIDKKEVRRLDKFAQYAIVASDEAIKDAGITLENVNKYRVGVIWGAGIGGLQTFQDEVMNYAAGDGTPRFNPFFIPKMIADIAPGHISMRNGFMGPNYTTVSACASSANALVDAFNYIRLGMCDVIVSGGSEAAVTIAGMGGFNSMQALSTRNESPETASRPFDATRDGFVLGEGAGALVLEEYEHAVARGAKIYCEVGGGGLSSDAYHLTAPHPEGIGVIAVMENCLRDAGLKPEDVDHINTHGTSTPLGDVAELKAIKAVFGDHAKNININSTKSMTGHLLGAAGAIEAIASILAMQNGIIPPTINHTTVDENIDPSLNLTLNKAQKRDVKVAMSNTFGFGGHNACVLFKKI from the coding sequence ATGCAATTAAAGCGTGTTGTTGTAACGGGTCTTGGAGCATTAACTCCTATTGGAAACAATCTTCAAGAATATTGGGACGGCCTTTTGAACGGAAAAAGTGGCGCTGCCCCTATTACTTATTACGATACTGAAAAGCATAAAACCAAATTTGCTTGTGAGGTAAAAAACTTCAATGTTGAAGATTTTATCGACAAAAAAGAGGTGCGTAGATTGGATAAATTTGCTCAATACGCAATTGTTGCCAGTGACGAAGCCATTAAAGATGCTGGAATTACATTGGAAAATGTAAACAAATACAGAGTGGGCGTTATTTGGGGAGCTGGAATTGGAGGTTTGCAAACTTTTCAAGACGAAGTGATGAATTATGCCGCTGGTGATGGAACACCGCGTTTTAATCCATTCTTTATTCCTAAAATGATTGCTGATATTGCTCCAGGACACATTTCTATGCGAAATGGTTTTATGGGACCAAATTACACTACCGTTTCTGCATGTGCTTCTTCGGCAAATGCGTTGGTAGATGCTTTCAACTACATCCGTTTAGGAATGTGTGATGTGATTGTTTCAGGTGGTTCAGAAGCAGCTGTAACCATTGCAGGTATGGGCGGATTTAACTCTATGCAAGCATTATCAACCAGAAACGAAAGTCCGGAAACCGCTTCAAGACCATTTGATGCTACTCGCGATGGATTTGTTTTAGGCGAAGGTGCGGGTGCTTTGGTATTAGAAGAGTACGAACATGCTGTTGCTCGTGGTGCTAAAATCTACTGCGAAGTTGGCGGTGGTGGTTTATCTTCTGATGCGTATCACTTAACTGCCCCACATCCTGAAGGAATTGGTGTTATTGCCGTAATGGAAAACTGTTTGCGCGACGCTGGCTTAAAACCTGAAGACGTGGACCATATCAACACACACGGAACTTCAACACCGCTTGGAGATGTTGCCGAATTAAAAGCAATTAAAGCAGTTTTTGGCGATCATGCTAAAAACATCAACATCAACTCTACTAAATCAATGACTGGTCACTTATTGGGTGCTGCTGGTGCTATTGAAGCAATTGCTTCTATCTTGGCGATGCAAAACGGAATTATCCCTCCAACAATCAACCACACAACGGTAGATGAAAACATTGATCCATCATTAAACCTTACTTTAAACAAAGCACAAAAACGCGATGTTAAAGTAGCCATGAGCAATACTTTTGGTTTTGGTGGGCACAATGCTTGTGTTTTATTCAAAAAAATATAA